A single genomic interval of Trinickia acidisoli harbors:
- a CDS encoding ShlB/FhaC/HecB family hemolysin secretion/activation protein, producing MRVRLRAIASLCGALMAMAWPCASHAQVTNTQGTNAQVTNNFDQQEQRRRAQQQAIERDRELHAPNVQLEPKQQAEAVDDGRVPHESPCFNVTQLTLELPAGLSESVRAAGMRALSPDPLFPGKLAFASAYLQRYRGQCVGREGLNLIVHRLSALILEKGYTTTRVVIPEQDLGSGNLRLELIPGVIGEIRFADPKTYGTWRNAFPTHAGRLLNLRDLEQGLEQMKRVPNQDVDMQIVPGASTGESDVVITVKRTKPWTLSMSFDDSGLKSTGQLQATTHFGVSNLFGLSDVLDLSYNHDVNGHTDRYGTRGDSGSYSIPWGNWTFTASASQYHYHQQIAGAFDDFVSSGVTNTFDVKTEYLFYRNQVQKNTLEFRTGKYYGEAFVDGSEIDVQHRDNSYAEVGWEHKHYFGSAQLDSTIAYRWGVPWYGAQSDLPGVGGGTPTYYYHIETLDGTLSVPFAIGRVPLRYTTTVHAQNSPNVLYPTEDIAIGSRYTVRGFDGNTMLEAEKGFYVRNDLEVPILQTGQTLYFGIDGGEVFGPSAQNLLGRRLAGAVVGMRGSPFKNVYYDVFIGGPLYQPARFPNRWPVAGFSISFQI from the coding sequence ATGCGCGTTCGTTTGCGGGCGATCGCATCGCTTTGCGGCGCGCTCATGGCGATGGCGTGGCCGTGTGCTTCGCATGCGCAGGTCACGAACACGCAGGGTACGAACGCACAGGTCACGAACAACTTCGACCAACAGGAGCAACGGCGTCGCGCGCAGCAGCAGGCGATCGAACGCGATCGCGAATTGCATGCGCCGAACGTGCAACTCGAGCCGAAGCAACAAGCTGAAGCCGTCGACGACGGTCGCGTGCCTCACGAATCGCCCTGCTTCAACGTCACGCAACTGACGTTGGAGCTTCCCGCGGGCCTTAGCGAGAGCGTGCGGGCAGCGGGTATGCGCGCGCTATCGCCCGATCCGCTTTTTCCCGGCAAGCTCGCCTTCGCGTCGGCGTACCTGCAGCGCTATCGCGGTCAATGCGTCGGCCGCGAGGGCCTCAATCTAATCGTCCATCGCTTGTCGGCGCTGATCCTCGAAAAGGGCTATACGACTACGCGTGTTGTCATCCCCGAGCAAGACCTCGGAAGCGGCAACCTCAGGCTTGAACTGATCCCCGGCGTGATCGGCGAGATCCGTTTCGCCGATCCGAAGACCTATGGGACATGGCGTAACGCGTTTCCCACGCACGCGGGGCGGTTGCTCAATCTGCGCGATCTCGAGCAGGGCCTCGAGCAGATGAAGCGCGTGCCGAACCAGGACGTCGACATGCAGATCGTCCCGGGTGCATCGACGGGTGAGAGCGATGTCGTCATCACGGTCAAGCGCACGAAACCTTGGACGTTGTCGATGAGTTTCGACGACAGCGGGCTCAAGTCCACCGGCCAGTTGCAGGCAACGACTCATTTCGGCGTGAGCAACTTGTTCGGCCTGTCCGACGTCCTGGACCTCAGCTACAACCACGATGTCAATGGCCATACCGATCGTTACGGCACGCGAGGGGACAGCGGCTCCTACTCGATTCCGTGGGGAAACTGGACGTTCACCGCATCGGCGAGCCAGTACCACTACCATCAACAAATCGCGGGAGCGTTCGACGATTTCGTATCGAGCGGCGTGACGAACACCTTCGACGTCAAAACCGAGTACCTGTTCTATCGCAATCAAGTACAGAAGAACACGCTCGAATTCCGCACGGGCAAGTACTACGGCGAAGCATTCGTCGACGGCTCCGAGATCGACGTTCAACATCGCGACAACAGCTATGCCGAAGTGGGCTGGGAGCACAAGCACTACTTCGGTTCGGCGCAACTCGACAGCACGATCGCCTATCGATGGGGCGTGCCTTGGTACGGTGCGCAAAGCGATTTGCCCGGTGTCGGCGGGGGCACGCCGACGTACTACTACCACATCGAAACGCTGGACGGAACGCTGAGCGTGCCGTTCGCAATCGGCCGAGTGCCATTGCGCTACACGACGACCGTGCATGCGCAGAACTCGCCGAACGTGCTCTATCCGACCGAGGACATCGCGATCGGTAGCCGCTACACGGTGCGCGGCTTCGATGGCAACACGATGCTCGAGGCCGAGAAAGGCTTCTACGTTCGCAACGATCTCGAAGTGCCGATCTTGCAGACCGGCCAAACGCTCTACTTCGGCATCGACGGCGGCGAAGTGTTCGGTCCCTCGGCCCAGAACCTCCTTGGCCGCAGGCTCGCGGGCGCCGTTGTCGGCATGCGCGGCAGTCCATTCAAAAACGTCTACTACGACGTGTTTATCGGCGGCCCGCTGTATCAGCCAGCCCGTTTCCCCAATCGGTGGCCCGTCGCGGGCTTCAGCATCAGCTTCCAGATATGA
- a CDS encoding MGMT family protein, with the protein MLRAERAISYCFAGYASAVGRNLIAAVVPCHRAVATSDSLTGYAGGADLVARATNA; encoded by the coding sequence TTGCTGCGCGCAGAGAGGGCGATTTCTTATTGTTTTGCTGGGTACGCTTCCGCAGTTGGGCGCAATCTCATTGCCGCGGTCGTTCCGTGCCATCGTGCGGTAGCGACTTCCGACAGCCTGACAGGGTATGCCGGCGGCGCTGATCTTGTCGCCCGCGCTACGAATGCATAA
- a CDS encoding OsmC family protein translates to MAHGEHRYNVAVLWTGNEGTGTSGYREYGRDHIIRSGSKPEIAGSADAAFRGDAARWNPEDLFLASVSACHQLWYLHLCADAGVHVLAYLDEAQGTMLDSPEQGRFTEVILRPRVVIRKGDDRDLAAKLHHTAHEKCYVANSVNFPVRCEPTIEFAQT, encoded by the coding sequence ATGGCACACGGAGAACATAGATACAACGTTGCTGTACTGTGGACGGGCAATGAAGGAACGGGCACGTCCGGATACCGCGAATATGGTCGCGACCACATCATCCGATCAGGCTCGAAGCCGGAGATTGCGGGCTCGGCCGACGCGGCGTTCCGCGGGGATGCGGCTCGCTGGAATCCCGAAGATCTGTTTCTTGCTTCGGTGTCCGCGTGCCATCAGCTCTGGTATCTGCATCTGTGTGCGGATGCGGGTGTTCATGTTCTGGCGTATCTCGACGAGGCGCAAGGGACGATGCTCGACAGCCCCGAACAAGGCCGATTCACTGAAGTCATCTTGCGTCCTCGCGTTGTCATTCGAAAGGGTGATGACCGGGATCTGGCGGCGAAGCTCCACCACACAGCGCACGAGAAGTGCTACGTCGCCAACTCGGTGAACTTCCCTGTTCGTTGCGAACCTACCATTGAGTTTGCGCAGACCTGA
- a CDS encoding GntR family transcriptional regulator gives MNTTLDSTSDTVVTSLREMIVGGQFEPGERLVERDLANAFGVSRIPLREAIQQLEREGLVEIFRNRGAVVRILTLSDIDEIYDLRTLLEGDAIHRSAKRMDEETLARAELAHRLLEGAKTKARQGELNREFHELLYSQCGNDRQLKAIKELRAQVERYERLQDTLLDDTPSFQIEHEAILRACRERNAREARSLTISHLNSARTIVARLVAVN, from the coding sequence ATGAACACGACATTGGACTCAACCTCTGACACGGTGGTTACATCCCTACGAGAGATGATCGTAGGCGGGCAATTCGAGCCTGGAGAACGGTTGGTCGAGCGAGATCTGGCTAACGCGTTTGGCGTCAGTCGAATTCCATTGCGTGAGGCCATCCAGCAACTGGAACGCGAAGGTCTCGTGGAAATTTTCAGGAACCGGGGCGCTGTGGTTCGGATATTGACTCTGTCGGACATCGACGAGATCTATGATCTACGGACGCTCCTCGAAGGAGACGCGATCCATCGCAGCGCAAAGCGAATGGACGAAGAGACGCTGGCGCGCGCGGAACTCGCCCATCGCCTCCTTGAAGGTGCGAAGACGAAGGCGAGACAGGGCGAACTCAATCGTGAATTCCATGAGCTCCTGTATTCGCAATGCGGTAACGATCGTCAGTTGAAGGCGATCAAGGAACTGCGTGCGCAAGTTGAACGCTACGAGCGCTTGCAGGACACGCTGCTCGACGACACGCCGTCGTTTCAGATAGAGCACGAAGCGATTCTGCGTGCCTGCAGGGAGCGCAATGCGCGAGAAGCTCGCTCGCTCACCATCAGTCATCTAAATTCAGCCAGGACAATCGTCGCGCGGCTTGTTGCGGTCAACTAA
- a CDS encoding SDR family NAD(P)-dependent oxidoreductase codes for MKTLLPVALVTGSTSGIGAAIARRLSKDGFSIVLHSRSSADAGHALARELGSAAYVRADLANDADRVKLIREAIAVWGRLDVLVNNAGISRVISHADLAAATPDVWQELYEVNVVAPFRLVTEAQSALREAATRGRPGCVVNVSSHAGVRPKGASIPYAATKAALNHVTRLLALSLAPDIRVNAVAPGLVDTPLTAGWTQAQQLWKERSPMRRAASPDDIAQAVAWLVASDYLTGEILLSDGGLNLT; via the coding sequence ATGAAAACTCTGTTGCCTGTCGCTCTTGTCACCGGCTCGACTTCCGGTATTGGCGCCGCGATCGCGCGGCGCCTGTCGAAGGACGGATTCTCAATCGTCCTACATTCGCGGAGCTCGGCAGACGCGGGCCATGCGCTGGCCCGAGAACTCGGATCGGCAGCCTACGTGCGAGCCGATTTGGCCAATGACGCGGACAGAGTGAAGCTCATCCGCGAAGCGATTGCCGTATGGGGCCGACTCGACGTTCTGGTCAATAACGCCGGAATCAGTCGCGTTATCTCCCATGCCGATCTGGCGGCGGCCACGCCCGACGTGTGGCAAGAATTGTATGAAGTCAATGTCGTCGCCCCATTTCGCCTGGTAACCGAAGCGCAATCCGCCCTGCGTGAAGCCGCCACTCGAGGAAGGCCGGGTTGCGTCGTCAACGTGAGTTCCCATGCCGGCGTTCGGCCCAAGGGCGCGTCCATTCCTTACGCCGCGACCAAGGCGGCGTTGAACCACGTGACCCGCTTGCTCGCCCTTTCGCTTGCCCCGGACATCCGCGTGAATGCCGTTGCGCCTGGCTTGGTCGATACGCCTCTCACGGCGGGCTGGACGCAAGCTCAACAACTTTGGAAAGAGCGTTCGCCCATGCGGCGGGCTGCTAGCCCAGACGATATTGCTCAGGCAGTGGCATGGCTGGTCGCCTCTGATTATCTGACGGGAGAAATCCTCCTCTCGGACGGTGGATTGAATCTCACGTAG
- a CDS encoding alpha/beta fold hydrolase has product MHQPSQLLFLPGASGSTAFWEPLANRISIDVKRLIVGYPGFGQEPVDPAISCFEDLVDRVVRYIDQPTAIIAQSMGGVIAMHATLKRPDLVTHLVLTVTSGGIDMNEFGAADWRADLVAANPHFPDWFVTLKSDLANELRGITQPVLLLWGDADPYSPVAVGRRLSELIPRAQLHIVSGGEHDLANVYAADIADLVNAHLA; this is encoded by the coding sequence TTGCATCAGCCATCACAGTTGCTTTTCCTCCCAGGCGCCTCCGGAAGCACGGCGTTTTGGGAGCCTTTGGCGAATCGCATCTCTATCGACGTCAAACGTCTCATCGTTGGCTATCCGGGGTTCGGCCAAGAACCCGTCGATCCGGCCATCAGTTGCTTCGAGGACCTGGTCGATCGAGTCGTCCGCTATATCGATCAACCCACCGCCATCATCGCGCAGTCGATGGGCGGCGTAATCGCGATGCACGCCACGCTGAAACGCCCCGATCTCGTGACCCATCTCGTGCTGACAGTCACATCGGGCGGCATCGACATGAATGAATTCGGTGCGGCGGATTGGCGGGCGGATCTCGTCGCCGCCAATCCACATTTCCCTGATTGGTTCGTGACGCTCAAGTCGGATCTCGCTAACGAATTGCGTGGAATCACTCAGCCCGTGTTGCTGCTATGGGGAGATGCGGACCCCTACAGTCCCGTTGCCGTTGGCCGCCGGCTCTCGGAACTCATTCCGCGCGCGCAACTGCATATCGTGTCCGGGGGCGAGCACGATCTAGCCAACGTTTATGCAGCGGACATTGCAGACCTAGTCAATGCGCACTTGGCGTAA
- a CDS encoding aspartate/glutamate racemase family protein — MRIIPDSGSRETFDPAIVNDQSDHVEWPLLPGIEVVVMTMMHNPAHPGEVLREWIPEDMTVGQAAEADAVILTCATLGPAVDELEHAAVPIVRADRALAAAATKAGRRIAVLCAVESSLNPNRQLFEEHVSDRGATIKIVHVTSVWALYQGGCLDSCYAAIAAAADKAYDAGATVVALAHPWMAPAANLVRGKRRPLHSADAALRAVMER; from the coding sequence GTGCGTATCATCCCCGACTCCGGCAGTCGCGAGACGTTTGACCCAGCAATTGTCAACGATCAGAGCGACCATGTCGAATGGCCGCTCCTGCCTGGTATTGAGGTGGTTGTTATGACGATGATGCACAATCCGGCACACCCGGGCGAGGTGCTGCGGGAATGGATTCCTGAAGACATGACCGTGGGACAAGCGGCGGAGGCGGACGCTGTCATCTTGACCTGTGCGACGCTGGGGCCGGCGGTCGACGAACTCGAGCATGCCGCCGTTCCGATTGTGAGAGCAGATAGAGCGTTGGCTGCCGCGGCAACGAAGGCCGGAAGGAGAATCGCGGTGTTGTGCGCGGTCGAGTCCAGCCTCAACCCTAATAGACAGCTTTTTGAAGAACATGTGAGCGATAGAGGCGCGACGATCAAGATCGTTCACGTCACATCGGTATGGGCGCTTTACCAAGGCGGTTGCCTCGACAGTTGTTACGCTGCCATCGCGGCTGCCGCGGATAAAGCCTATGACGCGGGAGCGACTGTCGTTGCGCTCGCTCATCCGTGGATGGCGCCCGCCGCCAATCTCGTACGCGGAAAACGTCGGCCGCTGCACAGCGCCGATGCGGCGCTGCGTGCCGTAATGGAGCGGTGA
- a CDS encoding alcohol dehydrogenase catalytic domain-containing protein produces MKAAILKSLSQPLAIAQMPSPEMGTGEVIVDVVAAPVLSYANEVFNGERRYSMELPIVPGCGAIGRVKASGPDATHLKEGDWVFCDPTVRSRDDALMPDITLQGWSARSEGGLRLQRYFHDGPFAQEMRVPTENAIRIGDVDPREAARWCALNVMLVPYGGLLAAALQAGETLLVSGATGNFGSACVAVALAMGVRCVVAPGRNEKALADLERRFGERVQTVRLTGNEEEDRVRMRQAAPCPIDCVIDLLPPSASTKVVRAAIMAVRPYGRVILMGGVGMLGGDGLDLPYPWIMRNDITIRGKWMYPPQAVTRMTGLIRSGLLDLDHFDVTTFALDDANEAVAHATANGGPFKMTVLQP; encoded by the coding sequence ATGAAAGCCGCCATTTTGAAATCACTGAGTCAGCCCCTCGCGATTGCTCAAATGCCGAGCCCCGAGATGGGAACAGGTGAGGTGATCGTGGACGTTGTCGCCGCGCCGGTGTTGTCCTACGCGAATGAAGTGTTCAATGGCGAACGCCGCTATTCGATGGAACTGCCGATCGTACCGGGCTGCGGCGCGATCGGTCGCGTGAAGGCGAGCGGGCCTGACGCCACCCATTTGAAGGAGGGCGATTGGGTGTTTTGCGATCCGACCGTGCGCTCGCGCGACGATGCCTTGATGCCCGACATCACATTGCAGGGATGGAGTGCGCGTAGTGAGGGCGGCCTGCGTCTGCAACGATATTTTCACGACGGCCCGTTTGCGCAAGAGATGCGTGTCCCGACCGAGAACGCGATTCGCATCGGCGATGTCGATCCGCGAGAGGCCGCGCGCTGGTGCGCGCTCAACGTCATGCTCGTGCCCTACGGCGGGCTGCTTGCGGCCGCCTTGCAGGCTGGCGAAACGTTGCTCGTGAGCGGAGCGACCGGCAACTTCGGCAGCGCCTGCGTGGCTGTCGCGCTGGCGATGGGCGTGCGCTGCGTCGTCGCGCCTGGACGTAACGAAAAGGCGCTCGCTGATTTGGAGCGCCGCTTCGGCGAACGCGTGCAAACGGTCAGGCTGACGGGCAACGAGGAGGAGGACCGCGTACGGATGCGGCAGGCGGCGCCGTGTCCGATCGATTGCGTGATCGATTTGCTGCCGCCGTCGGCGAGCACGAAGGTCGTGCGCGCGGCGATCATGGCCGTTCGCCCATACGGCCGCGTCATCTTGATGGGCGGGGTAGGCATGCTGGGCGGGGATGGGCTCGACTTGCCCTATCCGTGGATCATGCGAAACGACATCACGATACGCGGCAAATGGATGTATCCGCCGCAAGCCGTGACTCGCATGACGGGGCTCATCCGCTCGGGCTTGCTCGACCTCGATCACTTCGACGTGACGACATTCGCGCTCGACGACGCGAACGAAGCGGTTGCGCATGCCACCGCGAACGGCGGCCCGTTCAAGATGACCGTGCTGCAGCCTTAA
- a CDS encoding helix-turn-helix transcriptional regulator, which yields MSSTSRRTEFGDFLRSRREKLTPDARTLKSGRRRRTPGLRREEVAELAGIGVDWYVRLEQGRTVSPSDATLVALAHALRLGKAEAAHLRALARGSDSRAFVSEHVPPAIERMVSKLALPAYVTGRRWDILAWNRAANDLFGFGRLAQTNRNILVFIFAERNARQLFGSTWQEEARRMIALFRATHDLHADDPAFVDLVERLRSVSQEFSKWWKAHDVRSGASGQKALAHPKRGIQHYEYATFQANDDPALKLAIYTPV from the coding sequence ATGTCGTCGACGTCGAGACGAACTGAATTCGGAGATTTCCTGCGTTCGCGGCGAGAAAAGCTGACGCCGGACGCACGAACGCTCAAAAGCGGGCGGCGGCGGCGCACGCCGGGCTTGCGGCGCGAGGAAGTCGCGGAGTTGGCGGGCATCGGCGTGGACTGGTATGTGCGGCTCGAACAGGGGCGCACGGTCAGCCCGTCCGATGCCACCCTCGTCGCGTTGGCCCATGCGCTACGGCTCGGCAAAGCGGAAGCCGCCCATCTGCGGGCTCTGGCCCGCGGCAGCGATTCGCGCGCGTTCGTTTCCGAGCACGTGCCGCCGGCAATCGAGAGAATGGTCTCGAAGCTCGCGCTGCCGGCCTACGTGACGGGCCGGCGCTGGGACATCCTGGCCTGGAACCGCGCCGCCAACGATCTCTTCGGATTTGGCCGCTTGGCTCAAACGAACCGCAATATCCTGGTCTTCATATTTGCCGAGCGGAACGCACGGCAATTGTTCGGATCGACATGGCAGGAGGAAGCGCGACGCATGATCGCTCTTTTTCGCGCGACGCACGATCTGCATGCCGACGATCCGGCGTTCGTCGATCTAGTAGAACGGCTGCGATCGGTAAGTCAGGAGTTCTCGAAGTGGTGGAAAGCTCATGATGTTCGTAGTGGTGCGTCGGGGCAGAAGGCTCTAGCTCATCCGAAACGCGGCATACAACACTACGAATATGCGACGTTTCAGGCGAACGACGATCCGGCCTTGAAGCTCGCGATTTATACGCCCGTATGA
- a CDS encoding histidinol-phosphate transaminase, with translation MQQPWNAIAFADLPIRDELKSQHAYGAPQLDVPVRLNVNENPYPPSQVLAERIAQAVAEAATQAHRYPDRDFTQLRSSLATYLTHDTGVAVDPDQVWAANGSNEVLQQILQVFGGPGRSALIMTPAYAMYEEYCRTTFTQLHTLPRKEDFDVDLDRAIATIQALQPSVILLTSPNNPTGTALSLETIEAILEVAPGMVVIDEAYTEFRRHGVPSAVALLPRHPRLIVSRTLSKAFKFAGARVGYCACAAAIVDAIKLVRLPYHLSAFTQAAACAALAARDEMLSQVEILKAERDETVRWLRGLDLEVPDSDANFVMFGRFEDRHLIWSELLRDGVLIRETGPRGYLRVSIGTPEEMTAFRTALLKAMHSQRAVFG, from the coding sequence ATGCAGCAACCATGGAACGCTATCGCTTTCGCTGATTTACCTATCCGCGATGAACTCAAATCGCAGCATGCGTATGGCGCACCGCAGCTCGATGTGCCCGTGCGCTTGAACGTCAACGAGAACCCGTATCCGCCATCGCAAGTGCTTGCCGAACGCATTGCGCAAGCGGTGGCCGAGGCCGCGACGCAAGCGCATCGATACCCCGATCGCGACTTTACGCAATTGCGTAGCAGCCTCGCTACGTATCTGACGCACGATACCGGCGTAGCGGTCGATCCCGATCAGGTGTGGGCTGCCAATGGCTCCAACGAAGTTCTCCAGCAGATCCTGCAGGTGTTCGGCGGCCCGGGGCGTTCAGCATTGATCATGACGCCGGCGTATGCCATGTACGAGGAGTATTGCCGTACGACTTTCACTCAATTGCACACGCTACCACGTAAAGAAGACTTCGACGTGGATCTCGATCGCGCGATCGCGACGATTCAGGCATTGCAGCCCAGCGTGATTCTATTGACGTCGCCCAACAACCCGACCGGTACCGCGCTTTCGTTGGAGACGATCGAGGCGATACTCGAGGTCGCGCCGGGCATGGTCGTCATCGATGAGGCGTATACGGAGTTCCGACGTCACGGTGTGCCGAGCGCCGTGGCTTTATTGCCGCGCCATCCTCGTTTGATCGTCTCGCGTACGCTCAGCAAAGCATTCAAATTTGCCGGCGCACGCGTGGGCTATTGCGCGTGCGCGGCGGCCATCGTGGACGCGATCAAACTCGTCCGGCTGCCGTACCATCTATCGGCCTTCACGCAGGCCGCTGCTTGCGCCGCGCTCGCGGCCCGCGACGAAATGTTGTCGCAGGTGGAAATTCTAAAAGCGGAGCGCGACGAGACAGTGCGCTGGCTTCGAGGTCTCGACCTCGAAGTGCCGGATTCAGATGCCAATTTCGTCATGTTCGGACGGTTCGAAGATCGGCATTTGATTTGGAGCGAACTCTTACGCGATGGCGTATTGATTCGCGAGACGGGGCCGCGAGGATACCTGCGCGTATCGATCGGTACCCCGGAAGAAATGACCGCGTTCCGCACTGCCCTGCTGAAGGCGATGCATTCACAACGCGCCGTCTTCGGATGA
- a CDS encoding dienelactone hydrolase family protein: MVAKPVGWTLNGTTFNSFLIYDDATTAKRPGLVMVPNWYGVNDTAVKKAEMIAGKDYVILLTDMYGTGIRPTSDAQAKTAVAPLYHDRQLMRARIGKAFEQLKAAAADAPIDSSRLAAIGFCFGGAAVLDLARSGSDVKAVVAFHGDLSTDDPALAANIKARVLAMNGADDAFTMPQVPAFTESMKRSPADWQFVEIGHVVHCFTETEATAKTGNCRYDAKAAARSYTMMRDWLTESFASN, encoded by the coding sequence ATGGTCGCCAAGCCCGTCGGCTGGACGCTGAACGGTACGACCTTCAACAGCTTTCTCATCTATGACGATGCCACGACGGCCAAGCGCCCCGGCTTGGTGATGGTGCCGAATTGGTACGGCGTCAACGATACCGCCGTCAAAAAAGCCGAGATGATTGCCGGCAAGGACTACGTCATCTTGCTGACCGACATGTACGGCACCGGGATACGCCCCACGAGCGACGCGCAGGCAAAAACTGCCGTCGCGCCGCTCTATCACGATCGCCAATTGATGCGCGCGCGTATCGGCAAAGCATTCGAGCAACTCAAAGCCGCGGCCGCCGACGCGCCCATCGATTCGTCGCGTCTCGCGGCGATCGGCTTCTGCTTCGGCGGCGCCGCCGTGCTCGATCTCGCGCGCAGCGGCTCCGACGTCAAGGCCGTGGTTGCCTTTCACGGCGATTTGAGCACCGACGATCCCGCGCTTGCCGCGAACATCAAGGCGCGCGTGCTCGCGATGAACGGTGCCGACGACGCGTTCACCATGCCTCAAGTACCGGCTTTCACCGAGTCAATGAAGCGCAGCCCCGCCGATTGGCAGTTCGTCGAGATCGGCCACGTCGTGCATTGCTTCACCGAAACCGAGGCAACGGCCAAGACGGGCAATTGTCGCTATGACGCCAAGGCCGCGGCGCGTTCATACACGATGATGCGGGACTGGCTCACGGAGAGCTTCGCTTCGAACTGA
- a CDS encoding ABC transporter permease, producing the protein MKLSKPLFAPHTSLVERAWYFLLRGLAVLTLLYLILPVLAIVPLSFSSSTFLVYPIPGWSWRWYQNLVMSDEWRMAAKNSFIVAPSATLLATVLGTLAALGLAKANFRGKAIVMAVLISPMIVPVIVVGVGMYLFFAPLGLANTYIGLIMAHAALGVPFVVTTVGATLQGFDGNLVRASLSLGVDPTRTFFRITLPVIAPGVISGALFAFATSFDEVVVTLFLAGADQTTLPRQMFTGIRENITPTIAALATILILFSTALLLALEWLRGRNAARAVA; encoded by the coding sequence ATGAAACTTTCCAAACCGCTATTCGCCCCACACACGTCGCTCGTCGAACGCGCGTGGTATTTCCTCTTGCGCGGCCTGGCTGTGCTGACGCTGCTTTACTTGATCCTGCCCGTGCTCGCGATCGTGCCGTTGTCGTTTTCGTCGAGTACGTTCCTCGTCTATCCGATTCCGGGTTGGTCATGGCGCTGGTATCAGAACCTCGTCATGTCCGACGAGTGGCGCATGGCCGCGAAAAACAGCTTCATCGTGGCGCCGTCGGCAACGCTGTTGGCGACGGTGCTCGGCACGCTGGCGGCGCTCGGCCTGGCCAAGGCGAATTTCCGCGGCAAGGCGATCGTCATGGCCGTGCTGATTTCGCCGATGATCGTGCCCGTCATCGTCGTGGGCGTCGGCATGTATTTGTTCTTCGCGCCGCTCGGGCTCGCGAACACCTATATCGGCCTGATCATGGCGCATGCGGCGCTCGGCGTGCCGTTCGTCGTGACGACGGTGGGGGCGACGCTGCAAGGCTTCGACGGCAACCTCGTGCGCGCGAGCCTATCGCTCGGCGTCGATCCGACGCGCACGTTCTTTCGAATCACGCTGCCCGTGATCGCGCCGGGCGTGATCTCCGGCGCTTTGTTCGCGTTTGCGACTTCATTCGACGAGGTGGTCGTGACGCTGTTCCTTGCGGGCGCCGATCAAACGACGCTGCCGCGTCAGATGTTTACGGGCATCCGCGAGAACATTACGCCGACGATCGCGGCGCTGGCGACGATTCTGATTCTCTTTTCGACAGCGCTGCTGCTGGCGCTCGAATGGCTGCGCGGTAGGAATGCGGCGCGCGCTGTCGCGTGA